A genomic window from Hypomesus transpacificus isolate Combined female chromosome 15, fHypTra1, whole genome shotgun sequence includes:
- the LOC124478336 gene encoding SH2B adapter protein 2 produces MNGVVPGVVELSSPSSSSSCPLPDWREFCELHARACAADFAHKFQRFLSENPCYDAPGADASFSQHFARHFLECFSSVLAQARESQLASGEEGSGGAPKYSIVPFLGIQGCQLPYGLELYQRRQDAGASSESLDSMDSGGGGRGVSGASARGPPPPHKVSVLGQSRSSEDVSLGHPKARFKKGFSLRNMSLCVVDGVKEMWQRRASPEQDPPGGQRRNGGMGVGEAPGERWAQKLRLPRGAQGHRAELLEVQREGVLRYMVADDTSCMGATQWQKCRLLLRKTRKEEGGEKFLLEFYVPPKSSKPKVSILLTAIVEVRTTMPLEMPDKDNTFVLKVESGGEFILETIDSLQKNSWVADIQDCMDPGDSGDDIELASCPHGQASREFSMVSSCSCELLSEGTHRASERSCGPAVVELYSAPSVRCRDFTQHPSHLLLEHFLLSPDTLGVPGESGEGGAPSMAGLPWFHGTLSRVRAAQLVLAGGTRSHGLFVIRQSETRPGEYVLTFNFQGKAKHLRLSVNESGQCHVHHLWFHTVTDMLRHFHTHPIPLESGGSAHVTLRSYVQVQRLPTDVNVPPLPTPSSRPDPPQPSLHLPGGPQPAGPPPDGPLSSSSSSSSPTTLPGLSHTEPGSAGVGGAGVGLTSRSNSSERLLEVSTGGSEDYHDTDGTRRARAVENQYSFY; encoded by the exons ATGAACGGAGTGGTGCCGGGTGTGGTGgagctctcctccccctcctcctcctcctcctgcccgctcCCGGACTGGAGGGAGTTCTGTGAGCTCCATGCCCGTGCCTGCGCCGCAGACTTCGCCCACAAGTTCCAACGCTTCCTGTCTGAGAACCCCTGCTACGACGCCCCCGGGGCCGACGCCAGCTTCTCCCAGCACTTCGCCCGCCACTTCCTGGAGTGCTTCTCCTCGGTGCTCGCCCAGGCAAGGGAGAGCCAGCTTGCATCCGGCGAGGAGGGGTCGGGCGGCGCGCCCAAGTACAGCATCGTCCCCTTCCTGGGGATCCAGGGTTGCCAGCTACCTTACGGCTTGGAGCTCTACCAGCGCCGCCAGGACGCTGGCGCCTCCAGCGAGTCCCTAGACAGCATGGACAGcggtgggggaggaaggggggtgtcAGGGGCCTCCGCCCgcggccccccgcccccccacaagGTGTCGGTGCTGGGGCAGTCGCGCAGCTCTGAGGACGTGTCTCTGGGACACCCCAAGGCCCGTTTCAAGAAGGGCTTCTCTCTCAGGAATATGAGTCTGTGCGTGGTGGACGGAGTGAAGGAGATGTGGCAGCGGAGGGCCTCCCCAGAGCAGGACCCCCCGGGGGGGCAGCGCAGGAACGGAGGTATGGGGGTGGGCGAGGCCCCCGGGGAGAGGTGGGCCCAGAAGCTGAGGCTCCCCAGAGGAGCGCAGGGACATCGGGCAGAGCTGCTGGAggtgcagagggagggggtgctCAG GTACATGGTAGCTGATGACACCAGCTGCATGGGCGCCACCCAGTGGCAGAAATGTCGCCTGCTGCTGAGGAAGACcaggaaagaggaaggaggggaaaagTTCCTGCTGGAGTTCTACGTTCCTCCCAag tccTCGAAGCCCAAGGTGAGCATCCTCCTGACAGCCATCGTGGAGGTGAGGACCACCATGCCTCTGGAGATGCCGGATAAAGACAACACCTTCGTCCTGAAG GTGGAGAGCGGAGGGGAGTTCATCCTGGAGACCATCGACTCCCTGCAGAAGAACTCGTGGGTGGCCGACATCCAGGACTGCATGGATCCAGG ggacAGTGGAGATGACATCGAGCTGGCCTCCTGTCCTCATGGTCAGGCTTCTAGAGAGTTCTCCATGGTGTCCTCCTGTAGCTGTGAGCTACTGtcagagg gtaccCACCGTGCCTCAGAGAGGTCCTGTGGGCCAGCAGTAGTAGAGCTCTACAGCGCCCCCTCAGTCCGCTGCAGGGACTTCACCCAGCACCCCTCCCACCTGCTGCTGGAGCACTTCCTGTTGTCCCCCGACACCCTGG gcgTCCCAGGTGagtcgggggaggggggggccccCAGCATGGCAGGGTTGCCATGGTTCCACGGGACGCTGTCCAGGGTGCGTGCTGCCCAGCTGGTGCTGGCGGGCGGAACCAGGAGCCACGGACTGTTTGTGATTCGTCAGAGCGAGACACGACCCGGAGAGTACGTCCTCACCTTCAACTTCCAGGGCAAGGCCAAG cACTTGCGTCTGTCAGTGAATGAGAGTGGTCAGTGCCATGTGCACCACCTGTGGTTCCACACGGTGACAGACATGCTGCGACACTTCCACACCCACCCCATCCCTCTGGAGTCTGGAGGCTCTGCCCACGTCACCCTGCGCAGCTACGTACAGGTGCAGCGACTGCCTAcag atgtGAACGTTCCTCCGCTCCCCACCCCATCCAGCCGTCCggaccccccccagcccagcctccaCCTGCCCGGAGGCCCCCAGCCGGCAGGGCCCCCTCCTGatggccccctctcctcctcctcctcctcctcctcccccaccaccctgcctggcCTCTCCCACACTGAGCCAGGCAGCGCAGGAGTGGGAGGAGCAGGAGTTGGGTTGACCAGTAGGAGCAACAGCTCAGAGCGTCTGCTGGAGGTCTCTACCGGGGGTTCTGAAGACTACCACGACACAGACGGAACACGCCGGGCGAGAGCCGTGGAGAATCAGTACTCCTTCTACTGA